The Strigops habroptila isolate Jane chromosome 8, bStrHab1.2.pri, whole genome shotgun sequence genome includes a window with the following:
- the AMOTL2 gene encoding angiomotin-like protein 2 isoform X1, with amino-acid sequence MRTAEDSNGTVLHRLIQEQLRYGNLTENRTLLAIQQQALRGGGGAGSPRSSLESLSAEESQMVQQSTRQEPQGQEHHSDHIYLENSVYRLCQPQHKVEELPSYEEAKAHSQYYASQRGGQQHGGAGTGIRGENSPRGAESSSARRPDEGLKDLKHGHVRSLSERLMRLSLERSGANTQSPISASHSYPQLSRHHQLAVLQGQHPEGPEPRGPPPEYPYVIPSQDTYLAEPRPCSQEGPGFQHPEIRVLSTHVPTAFLPLPGALCPGTLGPAGVEALVSAQAVSTSSRLARVDAVLRDNERLQQDNEKLRRELESCSEKASRIQKLESEIQRISEDYENLVKASSKREALEKAMRNKRDGEMRRLQDFNRDLKERLESANKQLASKTQESQDSNQGSVAKLLAQSYEHQQEKEKLEREVSLLRSANEDQRRRAELLEQALGSAQARAGKAEAELRKKRAYVEKVERLQAALGQLQAACEKREQLELRLRTRLEQELKMLRAQQRQAGAAGAGTPELSAHTLSEQLREKEEKILALEADMTKWEQKYLEECTMRQFAMDAAATAAAQRDTTLISQSPRHSPNSSFNEDLLLASHKHQEMENRLKALHAQILEKDAVIKVLQQRSRRDPSKALQGSLRPAKSVPSIFAASAAPSWPGTGQSDRLAEGSSRSSTAGKATGEGAAAPAALPLPSHSKHGSKDGSTQTDGAAESSSQGEGTERPAGLMESSADVRAPDLSDMVEILI; translated from the exons ATGAGGACGGCGGAGGACTCGAACGGGACGGTCCTGCACCGCCTGATCCAGGAGCAGCTGCGCTACGGGAACCTCACGGAGAACCGCACGCTGCTGGCCATCCAGCAGCAGGCcctgcgcggcggcggcggcgccggcaGCCCCCGCTCCTCCCTGGAGAGCCTCAGCGCCGAGGAGAGCCAAATGGTGCAGCAGTCCACGCGGCAGGAGCCCCAGGGCCAGGAGCATCACTCCGACCACATCTACTTGGAGAACAGCGTCTATCggctctgccagccccagcacaagGTTGAGGAGCTTCCGAGCTACGAGGAGGCCAAGGCGCATTCCCAGTACTACGCCTCGCAGCGGGGCGGGCAGCAGCATGGAGGGGCCGGCACGGGGATTCGGGGTGAAAACAGCCCGCGCggggctgagagcagcagcGCCCGACGCCCCGATGAGGGGCTGAAGGACCTGAAGCACGGCCACGTGCGGTCACTGAGCGAGCGGCTGATGCGGTTGTCACTGGAGAGGAGCGGGGCCAACACGCAGAGCCCCATCAGCGCCTCACACAGCTACCCCCAGCTCTCCCGTCACCACCAGCTTGCTGTCCTGCAAGGGCAGCACCCCGAGGGGCCGGAGCCACGGGGGCCCCCCCCGGAGTATCCCTACGTCATCCCTTCCCAGGACACTTACCTGGCTGAACCCCGACCCTGCTCCCAGGAAGGTCCTGGATTTCAGCATCCCGAAATCAG gGTGCTGTCCACCCATGTCCCCACCGCTTTCCTGCCGCTGCCAGGCGCTCTGTGCCCGGGCACGCTGGGTCCTGCCGGCGTGGAGGCACTGGTGAGCGCCCAGGCAGTCTCAACCAGCAGCCGCCTGGCCCGGGTAGACGCTGTCCTGCGGGACAACGAGAGGCTCCAGCAGGACAATGAGAAGCTGCGGCGGGAGCTGGAGAGCTGCTCCGAGAAGGCGAGCCGCATCCAGAAG CTGGAGAGCGAGATCCAGCGCATCTCGGAGGATTATGAAAACCTCGTCAAGGCCTCTTCCAAGCGGGAAGCCTTGGAGAAAGCCATGAGGAACAAGAGAGATGGTGAGATGCGGCGGCTCCAGGACTTCAACCGGGACCTGAAAG AGCGGTTGGAATCAGCGAACAAGCAGCTGGCCAGCAAGACCCAGGAAAGCCAGGACAGCAACCAGGGCAGCGTGGCCAAGCTCCTGGCGCAGA GCTACGAGCaccagcaggagaaggagaagctggagcGGGAGGTATCCCTGCTGCGCAGCGCCAACGAGGACCAGCGTCGgcgggcagagctgctggagcaggcgCTGGGCAGCGCCCAGGCGCGGGCAGGCAAGGCGGAGGCCGAGCTGCGGAAGAAGCGTGCCTATGTGGAGAAGGTGGAGcggctgcaggcagccctggggcagctccAGGCCGCCTGCGAGAAGCgggagcagctggagctgcgGCTCCGCACCcgcctggagcaggagctgaagaTGCTGCGGGCTCAgcag aggcaggcaggcGCTGCGGGCGCCGGGACGCCGGAGCTGAGTGCACACACGCTGTCCGAGCAgctgagggagaaggaagagaagatcCTGGCCCTGGAGGCTGACATGACCAAGTGGGAGCAGAAGTACCTGGAGGAGTGCACCATGCGGCAGTTTGCCATGGATGCCGCAGCCACTGCAGCCGCCCAGAGGGACACCACCCTCATCAGCCAGTCCCCGCGGCACTCCCCCAACAGCAGCTTCAACGAGGACCTCCTCCTGGCCAGCCACAAGCACCAGGAGATGGAGAACAG GTTAAAAGCCCTTCATGCCCAAATCCTGGAGAAGGATGCTGTCATCAAGGTCCTGCAGCAGCGCTCGCGGAGGGACCCCAGCAAAGCTCTCCAGGGCTCCCTACGACCGGCCAAGTCTGTGCCCTCCATCTTTGCTGCCTCTGCGGCCCCGAGCTGGCCAGGGACTGGCCAGAGTGACCGGCTGGCTGAGGGCAGCTCCCGCAGCAGCACAG CAGGCAAAGCCACCGGTGAAGGAGCAGCAGCgcctgctgctctgcccctgccatCCCACTCCAAGCACGGCAGCAAGGATGGCAGCACGCAGACGGATGGggcagctgagagcagcagccagggtgAGGGCACTGAGCGCCCGGCTGGTCTGATGG AGAGCTCGGCTGATGTCAGAGCCCCTGACCTGTCTGACATGGTGGAGATCCTGATTTAA
- the AMOTL2 gene encoding angiomotin-like protein 2 isoform X2 has protein sequence MRTAEDSNGTVLHRLIQEQLRYGNLTENRTLLAIQQQALRGGGGAGSPRSSLESLSAEESQMVQQSTRQEPQGQEHHSDHIYLENSVYRLCQPQHKVEELPSYEEAKAHSQYYASQRGGQQHGGAGTGIRGENSPRGAESSSARRPDEGLKDLKHGHVRSLSERLMRLSLERSGANTQSPISASHSYPQLSRHHQLAVLQGQHPEGPEPRGPPPEYPYVIPSQDTYLAEPRPCSQEGPGFQHPEIRVLSTHVPTAFLPLPGALCPGTLGPAGVEALVSAQAVSTSSRLARVDAVLRDNERLQQDNEKLRRELESCSEKASRIQKLESEIQRISEDYENLVKASSKREALEKAMRNKRDGEMRRLQDFNRDLKERLESANKQLASKTQESQDSNQGSVAKLLAQSYEHQQEKEKLEREVSLLRSANEDQRRRAELLEQALGSAQARAGKAEAELRKKRAYVEKVERLQAALGQLQAACEKREQLELRLRTRLEQELKMLRAQQRQAGAAGAGTPELSAHTLSEQLREKEEKILALEADMTKWEQKYLEECTMRQFAMDAAATAAAQRDTTLISQSPRHSPNSSFNEDLLLASHKHQEMENRLKALHAQILEKDAVIKVLQQRSRRDPSKALQGSLRPAKSVPSIFAASAAPSWPGTGQSDRLAEGSSRSSTGKATGEGAAAPAALPLPSHSKHGSKDGSTQTDGAAESSSQGEGTERPAGLMESSADVRAPDLSDMVEILI, from the exons ATGAGGACGGCGGAGGACTCGAACGGGACGGTCCTGCACCGCCTGATCCAGGAGCAGCTGCGCTACGGGAACCTCACGGAGAACCGCACGCTGCTGGCCATCCAGCAGCAGGCcctgcgcggcggcggcggcgccggcaGCCCCCGCTCCTCCCTGGAGAGCCTCAGCGCCGAGGAGAGCCAAATGGTGCAGCAGTCCACGCGGCAGGAGCCCCAGGGCCAGGAGCATCACTCCGACCACATCTACTTGGAGAACAGCGTCTATCggctctgccagccccagcacaagGTTGAGGAGCTTCCGAGCTACGAGGAGGCCAAGGCGCATTCCCAGTACTACGCCTCGCAGCGGGGCGGGCAGCAGCATGGAGGGGCCGGCACGGGGATTCGGGGTGAAAACAGCCCGCGCggggctgagagcagcagcGCCCGACGCCCCGATGAGGGGCTGAAGGACCTGAAGCACGGCCACGTGCGGTCACTGAGCGAGCGGCTGATGCGGTTGTCACTGGAGAGGAGCGGGGCCAACACGCAGAGCCCCATCAGCGCCTCACACAGCTACCCCCAGCTCTCCCGTCACCACCAGCTTGCTGTCCTGCAAGGGCAGCACCCCGAGGGGCCGGAGCCACGGGGGCCCCCCCCGGAGTATCCCTACGTCATCCCTTCCCAGGACACTTACCTGGCTGAACCCCGACCCTGCTCCCAGGAAGGTCCTGGATTTCAGCATCCCGAAATCAG gGTGCTGTCCACCCATGTCCCCACCGCTTTCCTGCCGCTGCCAGGCGCTCTGTGCCCGGGCACGCTGGGTCCTGCCGGCGTGGAGGCACTGGTGAGCGCCCAGGCAGTCTCAACCAGCAGCCGCCTGGCCCGGGTAGACGCTGTCCTGCGGGACAACGAGAGGCTCCAGCAGGACAATGAGAAGCTGCGGCGGGAGCTGGAGAGCTGCTCCGAGAAGGCGAGCCGCATCCAGAAG CTGGAGAGCGAGATCCAGCGCATCTCGGAGGATTATGAAAACCTCGTCAAGGCCTCTTCCAAGCGGGAAGCCTTGGAGAAAGCCATGAGGAACAAGAGAGATGGTGAGATGCGGCGGCTCCAGGACTTCAACCGGGACCTGAAAG AGCGGTTGGAATCAGCGAACAAGCAGCTGGCCAGCAAGACCCAGGAAAGCCAGGACAGCAACCAGGGCAGCGTGGCCAAGCTCCTGGCGCAGA GCTACGAGCaccagcaggagaaggagaagctggagcGGGAGGTATCCCTGCTGCGCAGCGCCAACGAGGACCAGCGTCGgcgggcagagctgctggagcaggcgCTGGGCAGCGCCCAGGCGCGGGCAGGCAAGGCGGAGGCCGAGCTGCGGAAGAAGCGTGCCTATGTGGAGAAGGTGGAGcggctgcaggcagccctggggcagctccAGGCCGCCTGCGAGAAGCgggagcagctggagctgcgGCTCCGCACCcgcctggagcaggagctgaagaTGCTGCGGGCTCAgcag aggcaggcaggcGCTGCGGGCGCCGGGACGCCGGAGCTGAGTGCACACACGCTGTCCGAGCAgctgagggagaaggaagagaagatcCTGGCCCTGGAGGCTGACATGACCAAGTGGGAGCAGAAGTACCTGGAGGAGTGCACCATGCGGCAGTTTGCCATGGATGCCGCAGCCACTGCAGCCGCCCAGAGGGACACCACCCTCATCAGCCAGTCCCCGCGGCACTCCCCCAACAGCAGCTTCAACGAGGACCTCCTCCTGGCCAGCCACAAGCACCAGGAGATGGAGAACAG GTTAAAAGCCCTTCATGCCCAAATCCTGGAGAAGGATGCTGTCATCAAGGTCCTGCAGCAGCGCTCGCGGAGGGACCCCAGCAAAGCTCTCCAGGGCTCCCTACGACCGGCCAAGTCTGTGCCCTCCATCTTTGCTGCCTCTGCGGCCCCGAGCTGGCCAGGGACTGGCCAGAGTGACCGGCTGGCTGAGGGCAGCTCCCGCAGCAGCACAG GCAAAGCCACCGGTGAAGGAGCAGCAGCgcctgctgctctgcccctgccatCCCACTCCAAGCACGGCAGCAAGGATGGCAGCACGCAGACGGATGGggcagctgagagcagcagccagggtgAGGGCACTGAGCGCCCGGCTGGTCTGATGG AGAGCTCGGCTGATGTCAGAGCCCCTGACCTGTCTGACATGGTGGAGATCCTGATTTAA